One region of gamma proteobacterium HIMB55 genomic DNA includes:
- a CDS encoding response regulator with CheY-like receiver, AAA-type ATPase, and DNA-binding domains (PFAM: Bacterial regulatory protein, Fis family; Sigma-54 interaction domain) produces the protein MTVTAKNTTAQRHLKHLDRRLVGISDAIIDVRSLVTKVSPTEATVLLQGESGTGKEVIARLVHDCSERADGPFIPVNCGAIPGELLESELFGHEKGAFTGAVASRKGRFELAEGGTLFLDEIGDMPYEMQVKLLRVLQERTFERVGGGKAIKCNVRVVAATHQNLEQHVEAGKFRMDLYYRLNVFPLEVPALRERTADIDGLAQRFIDSFSAQGRGGIRLQDDALAHLRLYAWPGNVRELGNLIERLIILNTDEMVFAADLPIKYQSSELAIAERPENVEPLHDQLDSLPENEPEDLSALFAPPPTIPVAPPTPVHIDEPINLKQHMADTERSLIISALEQTGWVNAHAAKLLTLQRTTLVEKMRKYDIKQETDSSEFRHAASE, from the coding sequence GTGACCGTGACGGCCAAGAACACCACAGCGCAGCGCCACCTTAAGCACCTCGATCGACGGTTGGTGGGTATCAGCGATGCCATTATCGATGTGCGCTCACTCGTCACTAAAGTCTCCCCCACCGAAGCCACTGTATTACTCCAGGGCGAATCCGGAACCGGTAAAGAAGTCATTGCGCGCTTGGTTCACGATTGCTCTGAACGCGCAGATGGCCCATTTATCCCCGTTAACTGCGGCGCCATTCCTGGCGAACTTTTAGAGAGCGAATTGTTCGGCCACGAGAAGGGCGCGTTTACGGGTGCTGTTGCCAGCCGAAAAGGTCGATTTGAACTCGCCGAGGGTGGCACGCTCTTTCTTGATGAAATCGGTGACATGCCCTACGAGATGCAGGTCAAATTACTGCGTGTCCTTCAAGAACGAACGTTTGAACGCGTGGGTGGCGGTAAAGCCATCAAGTGCAACGTGCGGGTTGTGGCAGCGACACACCAAAATCTTGAGCAGCATGTAGAAGCAGGCAAGTTCCGTATGGACTTGTATTACCGGCTGAACGTGTTCCCGCTGGAAGTGCCCGCCCTCAGAGAGCGAACGGCCGATATCGATGGGCTGGCCCAACGCTTTATTGATAGTTTTTCAGCGCAAGGTCGCGGCGGTATTCGATTACAAGACGATGCGCTCGCACATCTGCGTCTTTACGCATGGCCGGGTAATGTCCGAGAGTTGGGCAACCTGATCGAGCGATTGATCATTCTGAACACCGACGAGATGGTGTTCGCTGCAGACTTGCCGATCAAATATCAGAGTTCTGAGCTCGCTATTGCGGAGCGGCCTGAGAACGTCGAGCCGCTTCATGACCAGTTGGACTCATTGCCTGAGAATGAGCCTGAAGATCTTTCAGCATTGTTTGCGCCACCGCCAACAATACCGGTGGCTCCGCCTACGCCTGTGCACATCGATGAGCCGATTAATCTCAAGCAGCACATGGCAGATACCGAGCGCTCGCTCATTATTTCTGCGCTCGAACAAACAGGCTGGGTAAATGCCCATGCCGCTAAGCTCCTCACCCTGCAACGCACTACGCTGGTTGAGAAGATGCGTAAGTACGACATCAAACAGGAAACTGACTCGTCAGAATTTCGACACGCCGCAAGCGAATAA
- a CDS encoding flagellar motor switch protein FliG (PFAM: FliG C-terminal domain~TIGRFAM: flagellar motor switch protein FliG): protein MANELNLKGAQRAAIFLLGVGEEAATEVMRHMSAKEVQQVGEAMATISKLTNAQVESVLADFHEDSAEINPLGLEAPDFTRRVMTSALGQDKAQNILSQVLEKPEEHNGVEALQWMAPKAIAEVLVEEHPQIAATVMTQLYDEQAAKVLELLPDEMRKDVILRIARMEELDSRAMEELDRVLESQLGKLQRTPPRKVLGPDNLAAILNATDSDLEKEMLDALTSVDEELSDDVKEKMFIFDNLMQLDNMGFQRLVREVAQENLLIALKGVDEVLAERFFDNMSERAAEILREDMEASGPVKLADVEAAQKEIVRTAKKLADDGELMIGKAARDYV from the coding sequence ATGGCTAATGAACTCAATTTAAAGGGCGCGCAACGCGCCGCGATCTTCTTACTCGGCGTCGGCGAAGAGGCTGCCACCGAAGTCATGCGCCACATGAGTGCAAAGGAAGTGCAGCAGGTTGGCGAAGCCATGGCCACCATTTCCAAATTAACCAACGCGCAAGTTGAGAGCGTCTTAGCGGACTTTCACGAGGATTCCGCTGAGATAAACCCGCTCGGGCTAGAGGCGCCAGACTTTACTCGCCGTGTTATGACGTCTGCGCTTGGCCAGGATAAAGCGCAAAATATTCTTTCTCAGGTGTTAGAGAAGCCTGAGGAGCACAACGGCGTTGAAGCGCTACAGTGGATGGCGCCAAAAGCGATTGCCGAAGTACTGGTAGAAGAGCACCCACAAATCGCCGCGACGGTGATGACTCAGCTTTATGACGAGCAAGCGGCCAAAGTCCTGGAGTTACTGCCTGATGAGATGCGAAAGGACGTGATTTTACGAATTGCGCGCATGGAAGAATTGGACTCACGTGCAATGGAAGAGCTCGATCGTGTACTCGAGAGTCAGCTTGGAAAATTACAGCGGACGCCACCCAGAAAGGTGCTTGGCCCCGATAATTTGGCGGCGATCCTGAATGCAACGGATAGCGATCTTGAAAAAGAAATGCTCGATGCACTCACGTCGGTCGATGAAGAGCTCAGCGATGACGTTAAAGAGAAGATGTTTATCTTCGATAACCTCATGCAGCTCGACAACATGGGCTTCCAGCGCTTGGTGCGTGAAGTGGCTCAGGAAAATCTTCTTATTGCGCTCAAGGGTGTCGATGAGGTGCTTGCCGAGCGATTCTTCGACAACATGTCTGAGCGGGCCGCGGAGATTTTGCGAGAGGATATGGAAGCCTCTGGCCCCGTCAAGTTGGCCGACGTGGAAGCCGCGCAAAAGGAGATTGTTCGCACAGCGAAAAAGTTAGCCGATGACGGTGAGCTAATGATCGGTAAGGCGGCGCGGGACTATGTCTGA
- a CDS encoding flagellar export protein FliJ (PFAM: Flagellar FliJ protein~TIGRFAM: flagellar export protein FliJ): MPRDQLEIVQTLAERHEKEAGGRLSTAQANVASAQSQLNQVLDYRVDYYALATGSGNTAIDTNQLQTARHFLSQLDGIIARQQTTLQQSELQLEQFRNAWIEAKRRLTAIRKLRESRALERSKEEEKVIQRLLDDLFNSRNVSAEGQSSVSKVRSVL, translated from the coding sequence ATGCCTCGAGATCAACTCGAAATTGTCCAAACCCTTGCCGAGCGCCATGAGAAAGAGGCCGGGGGAAGGTTGTCGACAGCACAGGCAAACGTCGCGTCTGCGCAGAGTCAGTTGAATCAGGTGCTCGACTATCGAGTAGATTATTACGCCTTAGCAACGGGTTCGGGCAACACCGCAATCGATACCAATCAGCTTCAGACTGCGCGTCATTTTCTGTCGCAACTCGACGGCATCATTGCGCGTCAGCAAACCACGTTGCAGCAAAGCGAATTGCAGCTCGAGCAATTTCGTAATGCGTGGATTGAGGCTAAGCGGCGTCTAACGGCGATTCGAAAATTACGCGAGTCTCGCGCTCTTGAGCGATCCAAGGAGGAAGAGAAAGTCATCCAGCGATTGCTCGATGACTTGTTTAACAGCCGCAACGTTAGTGCAGAGGGGCAGAGTAGTGTGTCCAAAGTGCGCAGCGTGTTGTAG
- a CDS encoding flagellar biosynthetic protein FliS (PFAM: Flagellar protein FliS~TIGRFAM: flagellar biosynthetic protein FliS) — translation MNAGIKAFTEYQQTNAATAVMDASPHQLTQLLLKAAMDKLSVAVGAVERNDIQLRVASIARAIDIVIELKSTLDVEKGGDVAAELDRLYQFVLDQLLDANLQSDTSKLQAAREIIGTIHEAWVQIAPSRGDG, via the coding sequence GTGAACGCGGGAATTAAGGCTTTTACCGAGTACCAACAAACTAATGCTGCTACCGCAGTTATGGATGCGTCGCCGCACCAACTCACGCAGCTATTACTTAAAGCAGCAATGGATAAATTGTCAGTCGCTGTTGGAGCTGTAGAACGCAATGATATTCAACTCCGAGTTGCTTCTATTGCTAGAGCAATTGATATTGTAATTGAACTTAAGAGCACACTCGATGTGGAGAAAGGAGGGGATGTCGCCGCGGAGCTTGATCGCCTTTATCAGTTTGTGCTGGATCAATTACTCGATGCAAATTTGCAATCTGACACGAGTAAATTACAAGCAGCGCGTGAAATTATCGGCACTATTCATGAGGCCTGGGTTCAAATTGCCCCCTCACGAGGTGACGGATGA
- a CDS encoding ATPase FliI/YscN family (PFAM: ATP synthase alpha/beta family, nucleotide-binding domain~TIGRFAM: ATPase FliI/YscN family): protein MAMTNTETFQSAQLSRVKATLAGIPDVLSAPDPVVAGRLTRLSGMRLEVSGLRASIGSRCWIQMAGREGAVAEVVGFEGEQLVLMCEGAATGLTPGARVTVLGDGDAVTVDDQLLGRIIDGAGRPLDGLPAITGTRVPLRGETISPMSRRSITQPLDVGVRAINSLLTIGRGQRMGLFAGSGVGKSTLLGMMTRFTEADVVVVGLVGERGREVREFVEESLGPEGLARSVVVATPADTSPLMRVAGCWRATAIAEHFRDQGKNVLLLMDSLTRFAQAQREIGLAAGEPPVSRGYTPSVFATLPNLIERAGNVGAGSITAVYTVLVEGDDLQDPIADAARAILDGHIVLSRTMAEAGTYPAIDIEASISRSMLQITRSEQQEQARLLKESFATYRANQDLISVGAYRMGADPDIDRAINTQGPIKEFISQPLAERVGFDEALSTLSRVANEALVTQVVEPAGQEMNATAAQLPQTR from the coding sequence ATGGCGATGACTAATACCGAGACCTTCCAGTCCGCTCAATTATCACGCGTCAAAGCAACCTTGGCTGGGATACCTGACGTGCTTTCAGCGCCCGATCCCGTGGTTGCGGGTCGGTTGACGCGTCTTTCAGGCATGCGCCTTGAGGTCAGTGGTTTACGCGCCAGCATTGGCTCTCGCTGCTGGATTCAAATGGCGGGTCGCGAGGGTGCCGTTGCCGAAGTCGTCGGTTTTGAGGGCGAGCAGCTGGTGCTGATGTGTGAAGGTGCAGCCACAGGTCTGACACCCGGTGCGAGGGTAACTGTGCTTGGCGACGGTGATGCCGTCACGGTCGATGATCAGCTGCTCGGTCGAATTATCGACGGTGCTGGTAGGCCGCTTGATGGTTTACCTGCAATAACGGGCACTCGGGTCCCTCTCCGTGGAGAGACCATCAGTCCAATGTCGCGAAGAAGTATTACCCAGCCACTGGATGTGGGAGTTCGCGCTATCAATAGCTTACTCACCATCGGTAGAGGCCAACGTATGGGCTTATTTGCCGGCTCGGGTGTGGGTAAAAGTACCTTGCTCGGCATGATGACGCGTTTTACGGAGGCGGATGTCGTTGTCGTCGGCTTGGTCGGCGAGCGGGGTCGTGAAGTTCGTGAATTTGTTGAAGAGAGTCTCGGTCCTGAGGGTTTGGCACGCTCGGTTGTGGTTGCCACACCAGCAGATACCTCACCCCTGATGCGCGTGGCCGGTTGCTGGCGTGCTACTGCGATTGCTGAGCACTTCCGTGATCAAGGTAAAAACGTGTTGTTACTGATGGATTCGCTGACTCGGTTTGCGCAAGCGCAACGAGAGATTGGTCTGGCGGCGGGTGAGCCACCTGTATCACGGGGTTACACCCCCTCTGTGTTCGCCACCCTACCTAATTTGATCGAACGCGCGGGTAATGTGGGTGCGGGGTCAATTACTGCCGTCTATACCGTGCTTGTTGAGGGCGACGACCTCCAGGACCCCATTGCAGATGCGGCGCGCGCGATTTTAGACGGACACATTGTCCTATCGCGCACAATGGCTGAAGCAGGGACCTACCCTGCCATCGATATCGAGGCGTCGATAAGCCGATCGATGTTGCAGATTACCCGGTCCGAACAGCAGGAACAGGCGCGACTGCTCAAAGAATCGTTCGCTACGTATCGCGCGAACCAAGACCTTATTTCTGTTGGCGCCTACCGTATGGGTGCAGATCCGGATATTGATCGCGCCATCAATACTCAGGGCCCTATCAAAGAATTTATTTCGCAGCCGCTTGCTGAGCGAGTGGGCTTTGACGAGGCGCTTTCGACCTTGTCACGGGTCGCAAACGAGGCCTTGGTCACTCAAGTTGTTGAGCCTGCTGGCCAGGAAATGAACGCCACCGCAGCCCAATTACCCCAAACGAGGTGA
- a CDS encoding flagellar biosynthesis/type III secretory pathway protein (PFAM: Flagellar assembly protein FliH) produces MSETALERWQPRAITTVPTSRKSLEEVAEAARQKGYSEGLAKGQAEARAQSEVTAGELAALWDSMKKPISDNDIEVSEHLLSLVMAISKSVLARELETDAQFIKQTLDQALNCLAESEAPLVITLHPADKSLVETLLAEQRIEAELVTDATMVRGGCRLTRGHALVDASIESRIKSLIETIAETNASQESEDLPAATLDPDRIQAIAERFSGNGDD; encoded by the coding sequence ATGTCTGAGACCGCGCTCGAGAGATGGCAGCCACGGGCCATTACGACGGTCCCAACCAGCCGTAAAAGCCTTGAGGAAGTTGCAGAGGCGGCTAGGCAAAAAGGCTACTCGGAAGGGCTAGCAAAAGGCCAGGCTGAGGCGCGTGCACAGAGCGAAGTCACTGCCGGCGAGCTAGCGGCTTTGTGGGATTCCATGAAGAAGCCCATTTCAGATAACGATATAGAAGTAAGCGAGCACTTACTTTCATTGGTGATGGCGATATCAAAATCTGTCCTAGCCCGAGAGTTAGAGACCGACGCCCAGTTCATAAAACAGACCCTAGATCAGGCATTGAACTGCTTGGCAGAGAGTGAAGCGCCGTTGGTGATCACCCTGCATCCCGCTGACAAATCTTTGGTAGAAACATTGCTTGCTGAGCAACGAATCGAAGCTGAGTTGGTTACTGACGCCACCATGGTGCGTGGTGGTTGTCGACTCACTCGTGGCCACGCCCTGGTGGATGCCTCGATCGAGTCACGAATAAAGTCCTTGATCGAAACAATCGCTGAGACAAATGCCTCTCAAGAGTCCGAAGATTTACCGGCTGCGACTTTGGACCCCGACCGGATTCAAGCGATCGCCGAGCGCTTTAGCGGTAATGGCGATGACTAA
- a CDS encoding flagellar basal-body M-ring protein/flagellar hook-basal body protein FliF (PFAM: Secretory protein of YscJ/FliF family; Flagellar M-ring protein C-terminal~TIGRFAM: flagellar basal-body M-ring protein/flagellar hook-basal body protein (fliF)), protein MADNPVLDRLSGFAAQPVTRQLSLLAGFAASVALAIGVVNWASTPSYEPVYGAMSPADNATAINVLQTSGIKYRMEPGTGLLEVPYDDVLQARMALASEGFPRNGGGIGFESLYEEQEMGLSSFMEQARYHRAVEAELGRTIAAMDSVSAARVHLAIAKQSAFMRRGNEPSASVMVNLLPGVRLNDRQLAGIIHLVASSIPNLDSDRVSVVDQAGKLLSSQGEDTDFGYTSEQFRLAQQFENSLNDRIMAILEPILGPGAVRAQVTADMDFTRIESTNEIYDPTTVLRSEQTTQDITNRGAGGGNAGDLVAQPPQQGAVPDPNAQNVAQNVPDRESLKETRNYEVNKTISHTRRVPGTIQKLSVAVVVDYVLDENGERIALDQARIDQITALVREAIGFSAERGDSVQVINSPFVAPAPLEPLPEPGLLEQAWVWEVGRGALAAIAVLALIFAVLRPMIRYSTSYIPPPPPAPSRLENAMAEANTGGETLALSNPSAGTMAPPKPNYHQSVAMARNTAVEQPVRAAYVVKNWIAADG, encoded by the coding sequence ATGGCGGATAACCCGGTTCTAGATCGATTAAGCGGATTTGCTGCGCAGCCAGTGACGCGGCAGCTGAGTCTACTGGCAGGTTTTGCAGCGAGCGTGGCGCTCGCGATCGGTGTCGTAAATTGGGCGAGCACGCCTTCTTATGAGCCTGTATATGGCGCGATGTCGCCTGCGGACAACGCGACAGCGATTAATGTTCTACAGACCAGCGGCATCAAGTACCGCATGGAGCCCGGTACCGGGTTGTTGGAAGTCCCCTACGACGATGTCCTTCAAGCGCGCATGGCACTTGCCAGCGAGGGCTTTCCGCGTAACGGCGGAGGTATTGGCTTTGAATCACTCTACGAAGAGCAAGAGATGGGACTCTCGAGCTTTATGGAGCAGGCTCGTTATCACCGGGCGGTTGAGGCAGAGCTCGGGCGGACGATTGCCGCTATGGACTCTGTTTCTGCGGCACGCGTGCATTTAGCGATTGCGAAGCAGTCGGCGTTCATGCGCCGCGGTAATGAACCTTCTGCCTCAGTGATGGTTAACTTGCTCCCGGGCGTGCGTCTCAATGACCGTCAGCTCGCGGGCATCATCCACTTGGTTGCATCGAGCATCCCTAATCTAGACTCGGACCGTGTGTCAGTTGTCGATCAGGCAGGTAAGTTACTCTCGAGTCAGGGTGAAGACACTGACTTTGGCTACACGTCCGAGCAGTTCCGCCTGGCACAGCAGTTCGAAAACTCGTTGAACGATCGCATCATGGCGATCTTAGAGCCTATTCTTGGACCCGGCGCCGTCCGCGCACAGGTCACGGCCGATATGGACTTTACCCGTATCGAGAGTACCAACGAGATTTACGACCCGACGACAGTGCTGCGTTCAGAGCAGACAACGCAAGATATTACGAATCGCGGAGCTGGTGGTGGTAACGCGGGAGACCTGGTTGCACAGCCGCCTCAGCAAGGCGCTGTCCCTGACCCTAACGCGCAAAACGTGGCGCAAAACGTTCCGGACCGCGAGAGCCTTAAAGAGACACGCAACTACGAGGTTAACAAGACGATTTCACACACGCGCCGTGTTCCCGGAACCATTCAAAAGCTCTCCGTGGCGGTCGTCGTAGACTATGTGCTCGACGAGAACGGCGAGCGTATTGCGCTTGATCAAGCACGTATTGATCAAATTACAGCGCTGGTTCGTGAGGCGATTGGTTTCTCTGCTGAGCGCGGTGACAGTGTTCAGGTCATTAATTCACCATTCGTGGCTCCTGCACCTCTTGAGCCTTTACCCGAGCCCGGTCTTCTTGAGCAAGCTTGGGTTTGGGAGGTGGGACGCGGTGCCTTGGCTGCGATAGCGGTCTTAGCGCTGATCTTTGCGGTCCTTCGCCCCATGATTCGCTACTCGACAAGCTACATCCCACCGCCACCTCCAGCCCCATCGCGGCTTGAAAATGCGATGGCTGAGGCAAATACCGGAGGTGAGACCTTGGCGCTCTCGAATCCAAGTGCGGGAACGATGGCACCCCCCAAGCCGAATTATCATCAGAGCGTGGCGATGGCGAGAAACACGGCGGTTGAGCAACCCGTCAGGGCAGCTTACGTTGTGAAAAACTGGATAGCAGCAGATGGCTAA
- a CDS encoding flagellar hook-length control protein (PFAM: Flagellar hook-length control protein FliK): protein MSLLSDLLEAAVSGVTKPTTSSTSDSTTNPEFATVFDAALSSTDTVGIDPSLREIPADSTTDPHNLFAKDGADLVTTMETQNMTQVGNPSDIAGVSAERPAQAASPDTVTHRQAVGEAFEAIKESLQEPPVADLMEIPAGVSHQVAAEGSMSASAAATVVSGAAGNAETKSDVMATGVQGETEMAAQDVQTLSAGTPRTDEALTLSMMAAGQGARVSQPSSNRPVSTISASTASPGTTPAGITPAGNALGNMTASITSVDATGSVSQESFLNPDSKMTDSLLFTARETTRQSQPESIAEQRPAVAVVGAATSNTAGMGATAAKPSVFIEQPLDLTQSNKQQQATEMATHVRVLKNQGGGEAKINLHPAELGRMSISVSTDATDTKVSFVVETSQARQAIETAMPRLKELLEQSGLSLADSDVTEQHKQSADEKRADRTHSSPSLESPDAGVGDSELALSVELDPNRLLDAYA from the coding sequence ATGTCACTGCTTTCAGACCTTCTCGAAGCCGCCGTATCCGGGGTAACAAAACCCACGACTTCTAGCACGAGTGATTCAACTACTAATCCCGAATTTGCTACGGTCTTCGATGCAGCACTTTCCTCAACTGACACAGTAGGTATCGACCCTTCTTTGAGAGAGATACCGGCTGATAGTACGACCGACCCCCATAATTTATTCGCCAAAGATGGCGCTGACCTAGTGACCACGATGGAGACGCAGAACATGACCCAGGTAGGAAACCCTTCTGATATCGCAGGCGTCTCTGCGGAGAGGCCTGCCCAAGCTGCAAGCCCTGATACCGTCACTCATAGGCAGGCGGTAGGTGAAGCATTTGAGGCCATAAAGGAGAGCCTTCAGGAACCTCCAGTCGCAGATCTAATGGAGATTCCCGCGGGCGTTAGCCATCAGGTGGCTGCGGAAGGATCAATGTCAGCTTCCGCTGCAGCAACTGTGGTATCGGGAGCTGCGGGAAATGCCGAGACTAAAAGCGACGTGATGGCGACTGGTGTTCAAGGTGAAACCGAAATGGCTGCCCAGGATGTTCAAACATTATCCGCGGGCACACCGCGCACAGACGAGGCGCTCACGCTCTCAATGATGGCCGCAGGTCAGGGAGCGCGAGTCAGTCAGCCATCATCGAACAGGCCGGTGTCGACCATTTCTGCGAGTACCGCTTCTCCAGGTACCACGCCTGCGGGCATCACCCCAGCAGGTAATGCGCTTGGCAATATGACAGCTTCCATAACAAGTGTTGATGCAACGGGTAGCGTCTCTCAAGAGTCTTTTCTTAATCCAGATAGCAAGATGACGGACTCCTTGTTATTCACCGCTCGAGAAACCACACGTCAATCGCAACCGGAATCTATTGCTGAGCAAAGGCCTGCGGTAGCGGTTGTTGGCGCTGCCACAAGTAATACAGCAGGCATGGGTGCAACCGCGGCCAAACCGAGTGTTTTCATTGAACAACCGCTTGACTTGACCCAGTCAAACAAACAGCAGCAGGCCACCGAGATGGCAACGCACGTTAGGGTGCTAAAAAATCAGGGCGGTGGTGAGGCAAAAATTAATCTGCATCCAGCCGAGCTCGGCCGGATGAGCATTTCAGTATCCACCGACGCAACCGATACAAAGGTATCGTTTGTGGTGGAAACAAGTCAGGCACGTCAAGCTATAGAAACGGCAATGCCACGACTGAAAGAACTCCTCGAGCAGTCAGGGCTATCACTCGCGGATAGCGATGTGACCGAACAGCACAAACAGTCCGCTGACGAGAAGCGCGCCGATCGTACACACTCGTCTCCCTCATTAGAGTCTCCAGACGCGGGAGTGGGGGATAGTGAATTGGCGCTCTCCGTTGAGCTCGACCCCAACCGCCTTTTGGACGCCTACGCCTGA
- a CDS encoding flagellar capping protein (PFAM: Flagellar hook-associated protein 2 C-terminus) codes for MPTLGIYGSGLDTNAIVAALVNAEVAPLTARLDRQERERNAELSSLGGLKASLSSIESSLETLEDGTAFDALTISSPSEVSVTQSGTASAGRFEMSVTNLASAHSLYSASFAATTTEVGTGTLTIDIGTPTYVSGSAGAYSGFSSSTTTNITIDSTNNTVAGIRDAINDADAGVTAAILLDGSNVRLVVSSNDTGASNAVAISVSDGDGANTDASGLSQLAYHYDSTTAAHVGNLTESQAAEDASFSLNGIALTNASNSISGLIDGLDFTLNDVTTSAVNVVVEQDQAAIIDDIEAFVDAYNAYQSSLARSMSYDEVNGGGVFQGDSMARQLSAALRKSLTDEVTGLSGSTTLLSTIGITADRYGQLSIDSTELTSALSTNATAVREFFAGDGTNDGLSKRILDTADIYTNSSTGLIVSRETSIQSLLDKVDDDRLVIERRMASLETRYLRQFTAMDALVGQLQSTSDFLTNQLKNIPGQNSD; via the coding sequence ATGCCAACACTTGGAATTTACGGAAGCGGCTTAGATACAAACGCAATTGTTGCCGCTTTGGTAAACGCGGAGGTCGCTCCTTTAACGGCAAGGCTGGATCGGCAGGAGCGGGAGCGCAACGCCGAATTATCCTCACTGGGTGGTTTGAAAGCATCGCTCTCTTCCATCGAATCGTCGTTAGAAACGCTAGAAGACGGTACGGCGTTTGATGCTTTGACTATCTCGTCACCAAGCGAGGTTTCCGTGACTCAGTCAGGGACTGCCTCTGCGGGTCGCTTTGAGATGAGTGTCACAAACCTGGCTTCGGCACACTCACTTTATTCGGCTTCTTTTGCAGCAACCACAACTGAGGTAGGCACAGGCACGCTTACCATTGATATTGGCACACCGACGTACGTTTCGGGTTCGGCAGGCGCTTACTCGGGCTTTTCTTCAAGCACCACAACGAACATCACAATTGATTCAACCAACAACACGGTAGCGGGTATACGAGACGCAATTAATGATGCCGACGCTGGGGTTACCGCGGCTATTTTATTAGATGGCAGTAATGTCAGATTGGTTGTGTCCTCAAATGACACAGGCGCTTCAAACGCTGTAGCCATTAGTGTTTCCGATGGAGACGGTGCAAACACAGATGCTTCGGGTTTGTCTCAGTTGGCCTATCACTACGACAGTACGACCGCAGCACATGTAGGTAATTTAACCGAAAGCCAGGCAGCGGAAGATGCATCGTTTTCACTTAACGGAATCGCATTGACTAATGCTAGCAATTCAATCAGCGGGTTGATCGACGGTTTAGATTTTACGCTCAATGATGTCACCACTTCAGCGGTTAATGTCGTAGTCGAGCAGGATCAAGCTGCAATCATCGACGATATTGAAGCTTTCGTTGATGCATACAATGCCTATCAATCGAGTCTCGCGAGGTCGATGAGTTACGACGAGGTTAATGGCGGTGGTGTCTTTCAGGGCGACTCGATGGCCCGACAATTATCTGCTGCACTTCGGAAATCCCTAACGGATGAGGTAACGGGCCTTAGCGGGAGTACGACACTGCTCTCAACCATTGGCATCACGGCTGATCGGTATGGCCAGTTATCGATCGACTCAACTGAGCTAACAAGCGCACTCTCTACCAATGCGACAGCTGTTAGAGAGTTTTTTGCAGGTGATGGCACTAACGATGGGCTATCTAAACGGATACTCGATACCGCTGATATTTACACCAATAGTTCGACAGGTCTGATCGTTTCACGTGAGACGAGTATCCAGTCCTTACTCGATAAGGTGGACGACGATCGCTTGGTCATTGAGCGGCGTATGGCGTCCCTTGAAACTCGTTACTTACGCCAGTTCACGGCAATGGATGCCCTAGTGGGCCAATTGCAATCAACGAGTGATTTCTTAACTAATCAACTGAAGAATATACCGGGGCAGAACTCCGATTAG
- a CDS encoding flagellar hook-basal body complex protein FliE (PFAM: Flagellar hook-basal body complex protein FliE~TIGRFAM: flagellar hook-basal body complex protein FliE) yields the protein MSDVAINQVLSQMRSMQALAQGQSVGSGVGATEAASSSQFSNLMTQSIADVNASMQESKAVTAAFESGDPSVSLAEVMITAQKASLQFTGMTEVRNKLLNAYQEVMNMPV from the coding sequence ATGAGTGATGTAGCGATAAATCAGGTTCTTTCCCAAATGCGGAGCATGCAAGCACTTGCCCAAGGGCAAAGTGTTGGCTCTGGGGTGGGTGCAACCGAGGCCGCGTCTAGCTCACAATTTTCAAATCTGATGACCCAGTCGATTGCGGATGTAAACGCATCGATGCAGGAGTCCAAGGCCGTTACGGCCGCCTTTGAAAGTGGCGATCCGTCAGTGTCTCTCGCTGAAGTAATGATCACCGCTCAGAAGGCTAGTCTTCAATTCACAGGCATGACCGAGGTGCGCAATAAGTTGCTGAACGCCTACCAAGAAGTCATGAACATGCCGGTATAA